Proteins from a genomic interval of Plasmodium reichenowi strain SY57 chromosome 11, whole genome shotgun sequence:
- a CDS encoding hypothetical protein (conserved Plasmodium protein, unknown function): MNIRHVDGCSYFERKHDETCKDEIKKVMDNLIYERKRNFKENDNYCYNSGMSICPNIYCNIYTDLYNWFGFKNCRNIDTESLNCCFTDVTNGGIGYYEKLIVLGGRILELYSELHFYNKYNYEKNEEIVEDLKNMKCIKEVVYHYLYVQKRKNRVIYKNSLYLFGYSYLYTPLFFNNKNSIIKYVKACIAYAVKFNESNIFSWMPSLIEHIYYSQKLKVSQIEEENELIQDLQEYMGYQFDYILPRIAECFSYHNIYISNSHLTGLQIIQLFSNEYFSLLADDVGICNKEKTVWVKEETDAFLNSKCIEIFSGSMISINKFLNENNVKIDKIKNIFEMLLSSCWVLGNEKRNRIWVSALIQRLRQVQLLTQITTIEKWCYNIKKYNDINITNFVKDIYSFNNINGNILSPFQLNNINTYIPSKETTLKTLPYYKTMVDKYKHKDNDKEKQNGNKIKDWNFYSILNNISNNIYKHFVPRNQGNRKSSNINKFIYTNNETVQPDVFNSADIKELHLKAQVPPYDNSYMSSSVESDYMNEEEYEKYDLINHAQKKKQNGIPVKIKYVRDTLDDENSKYVIEIPKKNFKGHEKKDHIKAVLWGNSKKGLEIKLPGTHNFIPQMKIK; encoded by the exons atgaatattagACATGTAGATGGGTGTTCATATTTTGAGAGGAAGCATGATGAAACATGTAAAGATGAGATAAAAAAGGTAATggataatttaatatatgaaagaaaaaggaATTTTAAGGAGAATGATAATTATTGCTATAATTCTGGTATGAGTATATGtccaaatatatattgtaatatatatacgGATTTATATAATTGGTTTGGATTTAAGAATTGTCGAAACATAGATACGGAATCCTTAAATTGTTGTTTTACTGATGTAACAAATGGTGGAATTGGGTATTACGAAAAATTAATAGTTTTAGGAGGTCGTATTTTAGAATTATATAGTgaattacatttttataataaatataattatgagaagaatgaagaaatagtagaagatttaaaaaatatgaaatgtATTAAAGAAGTTgtttatcattatttatatgttcaaaaaagaaaaaatcgtgttatatataaaaatagtttatatttatttggatattcatatttatatactcccttattttttaataataaaaattcaattataaaatatgtaaaagCTTGTATAGCATACGCAGTCAAATTTAATGaatcaaatattttttcttggATGCCTTCATTAAttgaacatatatattattcacaaaaattaaaagtaTCCCAAATAGAAGAAGAAAACGAATTAATACAAGATTTACAAGAATATATGGGATACCAATTTGATTATATCTTACCTAGAATAGCTGAATGTTTTAgttatcataatatttatataagtAATTCTCACTTAACCGGTTTGCAGATCATTCAGCTCTTTTCCAACGAGTACTTTTCTCTCTTAGCAGAC GATGTTGGAATCTGCAACAAGGAAAAAACTGTATGGGTTAAAGAAGAAACGGATGCATTTTTAAACTCCAAATGTATAGAGATATTTAGTGGTAGCATGATatcaataaataaatttttgaatgagaataatgtaaaaatagataagataaaaaacattttcgagatgttattatcatcatgTTGGGTTTTAGGAAATGAGAAAAGAAATAGAATATGGGTAAGTGCTTTAATTCAAAGATTAAGACAAGTACAATTATTAACACAGATAACTACTATAGAAAAGTGgtgttataatataaagaaatataatgatataaatataactaattttgtaaaagatatatatagctttaataatataaatggtAATATACTTTCTCCCTTCCAactaaataatataaatacttATATCCCATCAAAAGAAACAACATTAAAAACATTACcatattataaaacaatggttgataaatataaacacaaagataatgataaagaaaaacaaaatggaAATAAAATCAAAGATTGGAACTTTTATAGTAtcttaaataatatatctaacaatatttataagcATTTTGTTCCTAGAAATCAAGGTAACAGAAAATCATCGAACATCaacaaatttatttatacaaacAATGAAACGGTACAACCAG ATGTTTTTAATTCTGCAGATATTAAAGAGTTACACTTAAAGGCACAAGTTCCACCTTACGATAACTCTTATATGTCATCATCAGTAGAATCGGATTACATGAATGAGGAAGAATATGAAAAGTATGATTTAATTAATCATGcacaaaagaaaaaacaaaatggaATACCTgtgaaaataaaatatgtaagGGATACACTCGATGATGAAAATTCCAAATATGTAATTGAAATACCGAAGAAGAATTTTAAGGGACATGAAAAGAAAGATCACATCAAAGCAG TACTTTGGGGGAATAGTAAAAAGGGGTTGGAAATAAAATTACCAGGAACACACAATTTTATTCCACAAATGAAGATAAAATGA
- a CDS encoding GPI8p transamidase, with product MGIKIIIYIFFLVWAKCVGGSVNFTGFDNKNMIGKHLELERRYKKEYIDTLFLEELRKHNYMNNNVIILSTSRHYFNYRHTTNLLIAYKYVKDLGDTMDKNILLMIPFDQACDCRNIREGHIFREYELFPSTHNKEPKIENINLYENLNIDYKNNNVRDEQIRRVLRHRYDAFTPKKNRLYSNGNNEKNLFLYMTGHGGLNFLKIQEFNIISSSEFNIYIQELLIKNLYKYIFVIIDTCQGYSFYDDVLNFVYKKKINNIFFLSSSKRNENSYSLYSSSYLSVSTVDRFTYHFFNYLEQIHKIYEKEPYKNIKAFSLYNILNYLKTQHIMSEPTTNNSKFNSSIFLHDKNILFFNSNLLIIHKDDISIYQDKQTHNHKYICLANLSKCGHIKNYVYKKMQTLYEQTLYYNNQQNSFSNDISYFTDYFFTYDISNIYNIYSFLIFLLSLFFIMCSLLTYYIVFFTEKGKMT from the coding sequence ATGGggataaaaattataatttatatattttttctagTATGGGCGAAATGCGTGGGGGGGTCTGTTAATTTTACCGGGTTTGATAACAAGAATATGATAGGTAAGCACCTGGAACTCGAAAGGAGGtataaaaaggaatatataGATACGTTATTTTTAGAAGAATTAAGAAAACAcaattatatgaataacaatgttataatattaagTACGTCAAGacattattttaattatagACATACCACTAATTTATTGATtgcatataaatatgttaaaGATTTAGGTGATACGATGGataagaatattttattgaTGATTCCATTTGATCAAGCTTGTGATTGTAGGAATATAAGAGAAGGTCATATATTTCGAgaatatgaattatttCCTAGTACTCATAATAAAGAACcaaaaatagaaaatataaatttatatgagaatttaaatattgattataaaaataataatgtacGAGATGAACAAATTAGAAGAGTACTTCGACATAGATATGATGCTTTTACAcctaaaaaaaatagattATATAGTAATGGTAATAATGagaaaaatttatttctttatatgaCTGGACATGGTGgtttgaattttttaaaaattcaagaatttaatattattagtTCTTCtgaatttaatatatatatacaagaATTACTTATCAAAAAtctttataaatatatattcgTAATTATTGATACGTGTCAAGGATATAGTTTTTATGATGATGTACTAAATTTtgtgtataaaaaaaaaattaataatattttctttttatcatcttctaaaagaaatgaaaataGTTATAGCTTATATTCTAGTAGTTATTTAAGTGTTTCAACTGTCGACAGATTTACATaccatttttttaattatcTTGAAcaaatacataaaatatatgaaaaagaaccatataaaaatataaaagccttttcattatataacattttaaattatttaaaaacaCAACATATTATGTCAGAACCTACTACAAATAATTCTAAATTTAATTCGTCCATTTTTTTacatgataaaaatattctttttttcaattCTAATTTGttaattatacataaagatgatatttctatatatcAAGATAAACAAACACACAAtcacaaatatatatgtttggCTAATCTATCCAAATGTGgtcatataaaaaattatgtatataaaaaaatgcaAACTCTATATGAACAAAcgttatattataataatcaaCAGAATTCCTTTTCTAATGATATCTCTTATTTTACagattatttttttacatatgatatatctaatatatataatatatattcctttCTTATATTCTTGCtctctttattttttattatgtgtTCTCTTcttacatattatattgttttttttacaGAAAAGGGTAAAATGACATAA
- a CDS encoding parasitophorous vacuolar protein 1, putative codes for MIKIILGSFLFFFYFSSCIYGNVVAPKSAEAVHTLTAKLDTENKAHQKYIDIINEVFSENMENFVFSVTTSNGFTCSINKLDVIFDNKVTGMQKVFSDENVQYIKEASHEFKNNLLEYMKGVMPSENDFSNVRKEFQKVCVKYFSELRRKFFQIYRDPNNKNQNENNVDVDNHMNIEEISEEFFSDFNPFGTMKIRKEQNPDLSQKDSLVLNENNNDSLTSGDQKNNNNIVPMENRSFSYSQQSSHVVSFDGHDEHVEQQEQHSGDNTQEDKDQLMDLPFNKDKVFSTFLKNVTLLIEGNCTEAQQQTQQQEEQQKEQQEEQQEEQQNEKEIESDKQVQKDEEQKENDVQKKQKANAFTIQFSSSFSRKHISTTCNASSGNGFLRKGNKPFEHFNSLNFENMMKGVFGIIQNPFENDQPTFPFFKNINSISGIGNVDIPKNFMNDFLNNGNDQNTPISN; via the coding sequence AtgattaaaataatattaggtagctttttatttttcttttatttttcgTCTTGTATTTATGGAAATGTGGTGGCCCCTAAGAGTGCTGAGGCTGTTCATACGTTGACAGCAAAACTTGATACGGAAAATAAGGCTcatcaaaaatatatagatattataaatgaagTTTTTTCGGAAAATATGGAgaattttgttttttcaGTAACTACGAGTAATGGATTTACATGTTCGATAAATAAATTGGATGTTATTTTTGATAATAAAGTAACAGGAATGCAGAAGGTTTTTTCTGATGAGAACGTGcaatatattaaagaagCTTCTCatgaatttaaaaataatttgttGGAATATATGAAAGGTGTTATGCCATCTGAAAATGATTTTTCTAATGTTAGAAAAGAATTTCAAAAAGTATgtgtaaaatatttttcagagttaagaagaaaatttttCCAGATATATAGAGACCCCAATAATAAGAATCAAAACGAAAATAATGTTGATGTTGATaatcatatgaatattGAAGAAATAAGCGAAGAATTCTTTTCTGATTTTAATCCTTTTGGAACTATgaaaataagaaaagaACAAAATCCAGATTTATCACAAAAAGATAGTTTGgtattaaatgaaaataataatgattcTCTTACATCAGGAGAtcaaaagaataataataatattgttcCTATGGAAAATAGATCATTTTCTTATTCTCAACAAAGTTCACACGTTGTAAGTTTTGATGGCCACGATGAACATGTTGAACAACAAGAACAACATTCTGGAGATAATACACAAGAAGACAAAGATCAACTTATGGACTTACCTTTTAACAAGGATAAAGTTTTTTCAACCttcttaaaaaatgtaaCTCTTCTAATTGAAGGAAATTGCACAGAAGCTCAACAGCAAACTCAACAACAAGAAGAACAACAAAAAGAACAACAAGAAGAACAACAAGAAGAAcaacaaaatgaaaaagaaattgaAAGTGATAAACAAGTACAAAAAGATGaagaacaaaaagaaaatgatgtacaaaaaaaacaaaaagcTAATGCTTTCACCATTCAATTTTCAAGTAGTTTTAGTAGAAAACATATATCTACAACATGTAATGCTTCATCAGGTAATGGCTTCTTAAGAAAAGGAAACAAACCATTCGAACATTTTAATAGTCTTAATTTCgaaaatatgatgaaaGGAGTTTTTGGAATTATTCAAAATCCTTTTGAAAATGACCAACCCACTTTCCCattctttaaaaatattaattcGATATCTGGAATTGGTAATGTTGATATCCCCaaaaattttatgaatgattttttgaataatgGAAATGATCAAAACACGCCAATATCGAACTAA
- a CDS encoding 26S proteasome regulatory subunit RPN7, putative: protein MYPYYNYICQELNLNFDEEFYKSLKEKADEELSQIENKLSESAENFDSLDNKNDVLLKANFFCKISDKENAFKEYEETYKKGIGMGMKLDILLTMIRICIFYNDVKNLKKYLEQARTQMEKGGDWERKNKLKIYEALNYIMIRNFAEASKILIDAASTFTATEIISYEKIIFYVVILGIMTEERTVLDKKILNSSVILQITSSDEDLHTYLHSFYHCDYRTFMEKTIKIAMRVKRDRYLGRHYRYFIRNTRVRAYKQFLEPFKNVTLKNMAFAFGVSEEFIENEISSFIANGKLNCKIDKVNGSIESNQPNERNTMYQNTIKKGDILLNRIQKLSRVIDM, encoded by the exons atgtatccttattataattatatatgtcaagaattaaatttaaaCTTCGATGAagaattttataaaagtttaaaagaaaaagcAGATGAAGAATTAAGCcaaatagaaaataaacTGTCCGAGTCAGCTGAAAATTTTGATTCCttagataataaaaatgatgttTTGCTGAAGGCAAATTTTTTCTGTAAAATAAGTGATAAG GAAAATGCCTTTAAGGAATATGAAGAAACTTATAAGAAAGGAATAGGCATGGGTATGAAGCTAGACATCCTCCTTACTATGATAAgaatttgtatattttataacgatgttaaaaatttaaagaaataCTTAGAACAAGCCCGAACACAAATGGAGAAGGGAGGAGACTgggaaagaaaaaataaacttaaaatatatgaagcattaaattatattatgataagAAATTTTGCAGAAGCATCGAAAATATTGATAGACGCAGCTTCTACCTTTACAGCTACAGaaattatatcatatgaaaaaattatattttacgTCGTTATTCTTGGAATA ATGACCGAAGAAAGAACCGTTTTGGATAAGAAGATTCTAAACAGTTCTGTAATTTTACAAATCACAAGCAGTGATGAAGATTTACACACATATTTACATTCCTTTTATCATTGTGATTATCGAACCTTTATGGAGAAGACCATAAAAATTGCCATGAGAGTAAAAAGAGATAGATATTTAGGTAGACATTACAGATATTTTATTAGAAATACTAGAGTGAGAGCATATAAACAATTCTTAGAAccatttaaaaatgtaacTCTTAAAAATATGGCTTTTGCTTTTGGAGTTAGTGAAGAATTTATCGAAAATGaaatatcatcatttataGCAAACGGAAAATTAAACTGTAAAATCGATAAAGTCAATGGATCCATTGAGAGCAATCAACCAAATGAGAGAAACACAATGTATCAAAATACTATTAAAAAG gGGGATATCCTTCTTAACAGAATTCAAAAATTATCAAGAGTAATTGACATGTGA
- a CDS encoding CCR4-NOT transcription complex subunit 2, putative, translating to MENNNINLNSNKEKNLNILSTNEKCFNKDDNVHNISDNFKDDNKFVNLFLRKNDQHVDCPEIILDIEKNEHTVDKKGKLCIDSSDKKPEENIKKEHQNNEHDMLEKIHKGNHIDNIFSDNKNEINFISEENKNENILNKKKNIYEQDTTYGDVYLISTEHNDTHINNDKDKIFTSNEHNDAHINKDKDKIFTSNEHNDAHINKDKDKIFTCNEHNDAHINKDKIFICNEHNDAHINKDKIFTCNENNDAHINKDKIFTCNEHNDAHINKDKIFTCNEHNEEKIIIQKNVEVSDKKKKFNTKDKEYINTINNKNCNIQDNHHDVSYEKNMLINENVRNINDTFSKTINSKFPKEEKRNEIRKKNGSNQKTIINNDMVYDINEERTSVDEKIEKLRNDDILKSGDILKNNKILSCDEEGEEEKNDLSLEEILYETTERSKSYNRKNYGLLGILKVIKMTDPNLNILAIGSDLTTLGLNLNSPNYICTSVSSPFSENPIENEEDFIKPISYLNTKFQIRLSLLLKLQTETLFYIFYNLPRDVLQAYAASELYIRKWIYHIIYKKWFTPNNTTSTINLEKCASWIYFDPLTWSKKTYNNYLNVKDDIMNVEDVTKCIEQIIKLQSYYNIHQQNI from the coding sequence atggaaaataataatataaatttaaattcaaataaagaaaaaaatctcaatatattatctacAAATGAGaaatgttttaataaagatgataatgtacataatatttctGACAATTTCAaggatgataataaatttgtTAATCTTTTTCTCAGAAAAAATGATCAACATGTAGATTGTCCTGAAATTATTTTagatatagaaaaaaacGAACATACAGTtgataaaaaaggaaaattaTGTATAGACTCTTCTGATAAGAAACctgaagaaaatataaaaaaagagCATCAAAATAATGAGCATGATATGCtagaaaaaatacataaagGCAATcatatagataatatatttagtgataataaaaatgaaattaattttatatcagaagaaaataaaaacgaaaatatattaaataaaaaaaaaaatatatatgaacagGATACTACTTATGGTGATGTATATCTTATCAGTACTGAACATAATGATActcatataaataatgataaagacaaaatttttacatctaatgaacataatgatgctcatataaataaggataaagacaaaatttttacatctaatgaacataatgatgctcatataaataaggataaagacaaaatttttacatgtaatgaacataatgatgctcatataaataaagataaaatttttatatgtaatgaacataatgatgctcatataaataaagataaaatttttacatgtaatgaaaataatgatgctcatataaataaagataaaatttttacatgtaatgaacataatgatgctcatataaataaagataaaatttttacatgtaatgaacataatgaagaaaaaataataatacaaaaaaatgtaGAAGTTTCtgataagaaaaaaaaatttaacaCGAAAGATAaggaatatattaatacaataaataataaaaattgtaataTTCAGGATAATCATCATGATGTAtcttatgaaaaaaatatgttgATCAACGAAAACGTGAGGAATATTAATGACACATTCTCCAAAACTATAAATAGTAAATTTCCCAAGGaggaaaaaagaaatgaaatcagaaaaaaaaatggcAGCAACCAAAAGAccattattaataatgatatggTGTATGATATAAATGAGGAACGTACAAGTGTTGACGAGaaaattgaaaaattaagaaatgatgacatattaaaaagtggggacatattaaaaaataataagattCTATCATGTGATGAAGAAGgagaagaagaaaaaaacgACCTTTCCTtagaagaaatattatacgAAACAACAGAAAGATCAAAAAGTTATAATCGCAAAAATTATGGACTTTTAGGTATATTAAAGGTTATAAAAATGACAGACCctaatttaaatatattagcTATAGGTTCTGATTTAACAACACTAGgattaaatttaaattcccctaattatatttgtacATCTGTTTCTTCACCCTTTTCCGAGAATCCTAtagaaaatgaagaagattTTATCAAACctatatcatatttaaataCAAAATTTCAAATACGATTATCtctattattaaaattacaAACGGAGActttgttttatattttttataatttacCAAGAGATGTATTACAAGCATATGCAGCATCAGAACtttatataagaaaatggatatatcatattatatacaaaaaatgGTTTACACCTAACAATACTACAAGTACAATCAATCTAGAAAAATGTGCTTCATGGATATATTTCGATCCTTTAACCTGGtcaaaaaaaacatataataattactTGAATGTGAAAGATGATATAATGAATGTAGAGGATGTTACGAAATGTATTGAGcaaataattaaattacAGTCTTATTACAACATACATCAGCAAAACATTTAG
- a CDS encoding spermidine synthase encodes MDKLISNNKLKLSVVLLGGLCSLAYYHLKNKFHLSQFCFSKKWFSEFSIMWPGQAFSLEIKKILYETKSKYQNVLVFESTTYGKVLVLDGVIQLTEKDEFAYHEMMTHVPMTVSKEPKNVLVVGGGDGGIIRELCKYKSVENIDICEIDETVIEVSKIYFKNISCGYEDKRVNVFIEDASKFLENVTNTYDVIIVDSSDPIGPAETLFNQNFYEKIYNALKPNGYCVAQCESLWIHVGTIKNMIGYAKKLFKKVEYANISIPTYPCGCI; translated from the exons atggataaattaatatcaaacaataaattaaaattaagTGTTGTATTATTAGGAGGATTATGTTCTCTTGCTTATTACcatttgaaaaataaatttcaTCTTTCCCAGTTTTGTTTCTCAAAAAAATGGTTTAGTGAATTTTCAATAATGTGGCCTGGTCAGGCATTTAGTTTGGAGATAAAGAAAATCTTATATGAAACAAAATCAAAATATCAA AATGTGTTGGTTTTTGAAAGTACCACATACGGAAAGGTTTTAGTTCTAGACGGTGTAATACAACTAACCGAAAAAGATGAATTTGCTTATCATGAAATGATGACACATGTACCCATGACTGTATCTAAAGAACCAAAGAATGTTTTAGTTGTAGGTGGTGGTGATGGTGGTATTATAAGAgaattatgtaaatataaatctgttgaaaatattgatatatGTGAAATCGATGAAACAGTTATTGAAGTTTCgaaaatttattttaagaATATTAGTTGTGGTTATGAAGATAAAAGAGTTAATGTTTTTATTGAAGATGCAAGTAAGTTTTTAGAGAATGTTACAAATACCTATGATGTTATTATCGTAGATAGTTCAGATCCAATAGGACCAGCAGAAACATTATTTaatcaaaatttttatgaaaaaatttacaACGCCCTAAAGCCTAACGGTTACTGTGTCGCACAG TGCGAATCACTCTGGATACACGTGGGaacaattaaaaatatgattgGATATgcaaaaaaattatttaagaAAGTGGAATATGCAAATATAAGTATACCTACTTATCCATGTGGATGTATAG